The following coding sequences are from one Chitinispirillales bacterium ANBcel5 window:
- a CDS encoding TIGR02147 family protein produces the protein MPEIYNYTNYKDYLKDFFKEQKIKSPIFSFRYVKQRIGIDPGNLAKILHKERHLATRFIPGFIKLCKLRGKRAEYFEIMVLLGRAKNAQDQAIYLEKLFSIKKITSHRIEEYQYEYYRKWYYSAVRALLDFYYFTDDYEALGEKLSPPITAREAKSAVELLENLELIEKNEDGAYKVTEKIVTTGETWHSAAITNFQKEVISLGAQALNQHKKEHRDVSTITMSINNEDIHKLSKVIHECRQSILSIIDKSEPSNSVYQLNIQLIPLTKIKGSGKSL, from the coding sequence ATGCCCGAAATCTACAACTATACCAATTACAAAGATTACTTAAAGGACTTTTTTAAAGAACAGAAGATTAAATCTCCAATCTTCTCTTTCAGGTATGTGAAACAGAGAATCGGTATCGATCCTGGCAATCTTGCAAAGATTTTGCACAAAGAGCGCCACCTGGCGACCAGATTCATTCCCGGATTTATAAAACTGTGCAAACTCAGAGGCAAAAGGGCTGAGTATTTTGAGATTATGGTGCTTCTGGGACGGGCAAAAAACGCTCAGGATCAGGCCATCTATCTTGAAAAACTCTTTTCTATAAAAAAGATTACCTCCCACAGAATAGAAGAATACCAGTACGAATACTACAGAAAATGGTACTACTCTGCAGTGCGCGCCCTTCTGGACTTTTATTATTTTACCGATGATTACGAAGCACTTGGCGAAAAACTAAGCCCCCCTATAACTGCAAGAGAAGCAAAGAGTGCAGTTGAGCTGCTCGAGAATCTTGAATTGATAGAAAAAAATGAAGACGGAGCATACAAGGTAACCGAAAAAATCGTTACAACGGGTGAAACCTGGCACTCAGCAGCGATCACTAACTTTCAAAAAGAGGTGATTAGCTTAGGGGCACAGGCACTCAATCAACACAAAAAAGAGCACCGGGATGTCTCAACCATAACCATGAGCATAAATAACGAAGATATACATAAACTATCCAAAGTTATCCATGAGTGTCGACAGAGCATATTAAGCATAATAGATAAATCAGAACCCAGCAACAGTGTTTACCAACTCAATATACAGCTAATACCTCTTACCAAAATAAAGGGAAGCGGAAAATCATTATGA
- the ffh gene encoding signal recognition particle protein, translating into MFEELSNRFDSIFNRLKGRGKLTEENVSEAVRDVKRALLEADVNYKVVKKFSASVMEKAVGTEVLKSITPGQQFVKLVKDELTALMGGTTRAVKFHTNRMNVVVLAGLQGSGKTTACSKLALHFRKQGHRPLLVACDTYRAAAIDQLETLGKSLGIPVFSNRQEKPVQIASDALKHAKREDHSLVIIDTAGRLHIDEDMMSELKKITSLAKPDEIFFVADAMTGQDAVNVAAQFHKEISFTGTILTKMDGDARGGAALSILDVTGVPVQFVGISEKPDGLEQFHPERMASRILGMGDIVSLVEKAEINLDVEKSKKLEKKIRKNNFTLQDFLDQLRQIKKMGPLNELMAMIPGMGNQLKDVPVDDKALVKVEAIICSMTLYERQKPLVLDASRKRRIAAGSGTTVQDVNKLLKQFDTMKTMMKRMNKISGKRGQNAALRNLSPF; encoded by the coding sequence ATGTTTGAAGAATTATCCAACAGATTTGATTCGATATTCAACCGGCTCAAGGGCCGCGGTAAGCTAACCGAGGAAAACGTCTCCGAGGCGGTGCGTGATGTTAAACGTGCACTGCTTGAAGCTGATGTGAACTATAAGGTGGTGAAAAAGTTCAGTGCTTCGGTGATGGAGAAGGCTGTTGGTACAGAAGTGCTTAAAAGTATTACTCCGGGGCAGCAGTTTGTTAAACTGGTAAAAGATGAGCTTACAGCTCTTATGGGTGGAACAACCCGGGCAGTGAAGTTTCATACCAACAGGATGAATGTGGTGGTGCTTGCAGGGTTGCAGGGTTCGGGTAAAACGACCGCCTGCTCCAAATTAGCACTTCATTTCAGAAAACAGGGACACAGGCCTTTACTGGTTGCCTGTGATACCTACAGAGCTGCAGCGATAGATCAGCTTGAAACCCTTGGTAAGTCATTGGGAATTCCTGTTTTCTCTAACCGCCAGGAAAAGCCTGTTCAGATTGCTTCGGATGCCTTAAAGCATGCAAAGCGTGAGGATCACTCTTTAGTAATTATCGATACAGCCGGACGGCTTCATATAGATGAAGATATGATGTCTGAGCTTAAAAAGATCACCTCTTTAGCTAAGCCTGATGAAATTTTCTTTGTAGCAGATGCCATGACTGGTCAGGATGCGGTCAATGTTGCTGCTCAGTTTCATAAAGAGATAAGTTTTACCGGCACTATTCTTACTAAAATGGATGGTGATGCAAGAGGTGGAGCGGCGCTCTCTATTTTAGATGTAACGGGGGTACCGGTCCAGTTTGTAGGGATAAGTGAAAAACCTGATGGACTTGAGCAGTTTCATCCCGAGAGGATGGCTTCAAGAATCCTTGGGATGGGTGATATCGTCTCTTTGGTAGAAAAGGCTGAGATCAATCTTGATGTCGAAAAGAGTAAAAAGCTTGAAAAAAAGATTAGAAAAAATAATTTTACCCTTCAGGATTTTCTCGATCAGTTGCGTCAGATTAAAAAAATGGGCCCCTTAAATGAGCTTATGGCTATGATTCCGGGTATGGGAAATCAGCTCAAAGATGTGCCTGTGGATGATAAAGCACTGGTTAAAGTTGAGGCAATTATTTGCTCTATGACTCTCTATGAGAGGCAAAAACCTCTTGTACTTGATGCCAGCAGAAAAAGAAGAATCGCTGCTGGAAGCGGTACAACTGTTCAGGATGTTAATAAGCTGCTCAAGCAGTTTGACACCATGAAAACAATGATGAAAAGGATGAACAAAATTTCCGGTAAAAGAGGGCAAAATGCTGCTCTGAGGAATTTGTCACCATTTTGA
- a CDS encoding flagellin, protein MRINHNISSMVATGALNRTNREMGKSLEKLSTGLRINRASDDAAGLAISERLRTQIRGSRQAQRNAQDGTSLLQIAEGAMNEISEILQRMRELAVQSSNDTLTDVERGYTNEEFKQLRSEIDRIAGVTNYNGMKLISGDAERFGAGDGSTLWIDAGDTAATDAMTIQLKNMTVADLSAEMAGAFEIDSQDNAVAAIGYVDTAINEVNSGRAEIGAIVNRLEHAINNLMVSETNQAAAESLIRDTDFAHETAKFTRNQILTQSGTAMLAQSNMTPQNVLTLL, encoded by the coding sequence ATGCGTATCAACCACAACATCTCTTCGATGGTGGCTACCGGTGCCTTAAACAGGACAAACCGTGAGATGGGAAAAAGTCTGGAGAAACTTTCCACCGGGCTTAGAATCAACCGGGCAAGTGATGATGCTGCAGGTTTGGCCATTTCAGAGCGCCTCAGAACTCAAATCAGAGGCTCAAGACAAGCACAGAGAAATGCACAGGACGGTACATCGCTGCTGCAAATAGCAGAAGGTGCAATGAATGAAATATCTGAGATTCTCCAGAGAATGAGAGAGCTTGCTGTTCAGTCATCAAACGATACACTTACAGACGTGGAACGTGGCTACACCAATGAAGAATTCAAACAGTTAAGAAGCGAAATCGACCGAATCGCCGGTGTCACCAACTACAATGGAATGAAACTCATCTCCGGGGATGCCGAGCGATTTGGTGCAGGAGACGGAAGTACCTTATGGATTGATGCAGGAGATACTGCTGCAACAGATGCCATGACCATACAGCTTAAAAATATGACTGTGGCAGATCTGAGCGCTGAAATGGCCGGTGCTTTTGAAATCGATTCTCAGGATAATGCCGTGGCAGCGATAGGGTATGTGGATACTGCAATTAATGAAGTTAACAGTGGCAGAGCGGAAATTGGTGCTATTGTAAACAGGCTGGAGCATGCTATAAACAATCTTATGGTCAGTGAAACAAATCAGGCCGCAGCCGAATCTCTTATTAGAGATACTGATTTTGCTCACGAAACGGCAAAATTCACCAGAAATCAGATTTTAACCCAATCGGGCACAGCTATGCTGGCCCAATCCAATATGACTCCTCAAAATGTACTGACACTTCTCTAA
- a CDS encoding DUF4168 domain-containing protein, whose protein sequence is MRQQKAQLTHKSTYSIVVIFSVFFLAISVASFGAAQAQSVVDEDVTDEELLKFIEINRQFEVLQEEAEEQMKGVIREHGLTPERYNEIVIMENNPEIDSDASNEELEKARAISDQIIRIQERMQGKAITIIEQEGLTPERFQEIGTLLQISPELQQRFNDLLQQGY, encoded by the coding sequence ATGAGACAGCAAAAAGCGCAATTGACTCATAAATCAACCTATTCAATCGTTGTCATATTCTCGGTGTTCTTTTTGGCTATTTCTGTTGCATCCTTTGGTGCTGCACAAGCTCAAAGTGTCGTCGATGAGGATGTTACAGATGAAGAATTACTGAAATTCATTGAAATAAACCGGCAGTTTGAAGTGCTTCAGGAAGAGGCTGAAGAGCAGATGAAGGGTGTTATAAGAGAGCATGGGCTTACTCCCGAGAGGTACAATGAGATCGTTATAATGGAAAACAATCCCGAGATTGATTCTGATGCCAGTAATGAGGAACTTGAGAAAGCCAGAGCGATTTCAGATCAGATCATTCGAATCCAGGAGAGGATGCAGGGAAAAGCTATCACCATTATCGAGCAGGAAGGGCTGACACCTGAGCGATTTCAGGAAATTGGCACTCTGCTTCAAATCTCCCCTGAACTGCAGCAGCGTTTTAACGACCTACTGCAGCAGGGATACTAA
- a CDS encoding N-acetylmuramoyl-L-alanine amidase, producing MIIKNHRLEGKSVEYIQTPNIGNEMSGNLPDTIVLHYSAGRDASSTVRTLCNPSVKASAHLVIGRGGELYQLAPFNVVTWHAGKSSWNGRTGLNRYSIGIEIDNAGLLNKNDDSYTSWFGKEYPKSEVIHAVHRNNNIAQYWHRFSEVQIELVEQLCRLLSDHYSIDTIVGHEEISPKRKIDPGPAFPLDKIRDHLLGSGRDDESGEENNDAEPDTLYVTASRLNIRTDHYADAPRAADSLPRGTVLRVLEKSENNWYRVATGAVGWVSGDFVSPDKP from the coding sequence ATGATTATCAAAAATCACCGTCTGGAAGGCAAAAGTGTAGAGTATATTCAAACTCCCAATATTGGTAATGAAATGTCAGGAAATTTACCAGATACAATTGTTTTACACTACAGTGCGGGAAGAGACGCAAGTTCCACAGTCAGAACACTGTGTAATCCCTCTGTAAAAGCCTCTGCGCACCTGGTTATAGGCCGTGGAGGTGAACTATACCAACTTGCACCCTTCAACGTAGTCACCTGGCATGCAGGTAAAAGCAGCTGGAACGGCCGAACAGGCCTCAATCGCTATTCCATAGGTATAGAAATCGACAACGCAGGTTTACTTAATAAAAATGATGATTCCTACACATCCTGGTTTGGAAAAGAATATCCAAAATCAGAGGTGATTCATGCAGTACACAGAAACAACAATATAGCTCAATACTGGCATCGTTTCAGTGAAGTTCAAATAGAGCTCGTTGAGCAGCTCTGCCGTTTACTTTCAGACCACTATTCCATCGACACCATCGTTGGGCATGAAGAGATCTCCCCTAAACGAAAAATCGATCCGGGCCCTGCATTTCCTTTGGATAAAATTCGTGATCACTTACTAGGCTCAGGAAGAGACGATGAGAGTGGTGAAGAAAACAATGATGCCGAACCAGACACTTTGTATGTTACTGCAAGCCGACTCAATATTCGTACAGATCACTACGCCGATGCTCCCAGAGCTGCAGACTCTCTGCCTCGGGGAACAGTGCTTAGAGTTCTTGAAAAATCAGAAAACAACTGGTACAGAGTAGCAACCGGAGCAGTAGGCTGGGTGAGCGGAGATTTTGTCTCTCCTGATAAACCCTAA
- a CDS encoding nucleoside deaminase, with translation MNQYYFMQMAYQEALNALDEGEVPVGAVIEKNGVVMGKGYNRVEGLRDVTAHAEIVAISAATQNLSSWRLNGCTLYVTLEPCLMCLGAIVHSRIDSIVYAAPDPRAGAVDTFFYQQEIERSYNYFPAITSGILKDECSALLKAFFQTIRKKN, from the coding sequence ATGAATCAATACTATTTTATGCAAATGGCCTACCAGGAAGCCTTAAATGCCCTCGATGAAGGAGAGGTTCCTGTTGGCGCTGTTATCGAAAAAAACGGCGTAGTCATGGGTAAGGGCTACAACCGGGTGGAAGGATTGAGGGATGTAACTGCTCATGCTGAGATTGTTGCAATTAGTGCCGCAACCCAAAACCTCTCATCCTGGAGACTCAATGGCTGCACCCTTTATGTCACCCTTGAACCCTGCCTTATGTGTCTTGGAGCGATCGTACATTCAAGGATCGATTCCATAGTTTATGCCGCCCCTGACCCAAGAGCCGGTGCAGTTGATACCTTTTTCTACCAGCAGGAGATTGAGCGCTCCTATAACTATTTCCCCGCAATTACCTCCGGAATACTAAAAGATGAGTGCAGTGCATTACTGAAAGCTTTTTTCCAAACTATCAGAAAAAAAAATTAA
- a CDS encoding FAD-dependent oxidoreductase has product MDASVIIIGAGMAGLGCAERLMGSSKSVIVLEASSRVGGRVYTNRSSSMPIDLGAQWIHGDQGNPITALAKKFGIESLPFIHDTLYYPLSGQEPLHLNNDTIEEEFGSCLQKASLFASNASHDLSLKDAMAKVSPNFKNDTEKGIWDAQIIRTGLINAGDPWSISARHIQKGKSFEGSDRWFPDGYDQISQKLARGIDIRLNHSVFSITKIENGVMVDTNQGMFTAQKVVITVPLGILKGRVIEFNPSLPSSKLKAIQMLEMGVLNKTVMVFEDRFWPRTGHLMPPQSDSLLHKSFSCMESYHKPFLIGWSVGEKALELEKLSDVICSERALSTIRQMVGDTGENPIVFEASRWAADLYTYGSYSFVPVNASFDEYDVLSQPFESLHFAGEATNSDYPGTVHGAYLSGVREAERIAES; this is encoded by the coding sequence ATGGATGCTTCAGTAATTATAATCGGTGCCGGTATGGCAGGCTTAGGGTGTGCAGAGAGGCTTATGGGTTCTTCAAAAAGTGTTATTGTACTTGAAGCTTCATCCAGGGTGGGAGGCAGGGTGTATACCAATCGCTCCTCTTCTATGCCTATTGACCTTGGAGCACAGTGGATCCATGGGGATCAGGGGAATCCGATCACTGCTTTGGCAAAAAAATTCGGAATAGAAAGTTTGCCTTTTATACATGATACCCTCTACTACCCACTTTCAGGGCAAGAACCATTACACCTAAACAATGACACCATCGAGGAGGAGTTCGGTTCCTGTCTTCAGAAAGCTTCACTTTTTGCAAGCAATGCTTCTCACGATTTATCTCTTAAGGATGCCATGGCTAAGGTTTCACCAAATTTTAAAAATGACACCGAAAAAGGCATTTGGGATGCACAAATTATAAGAACTGGATTGATAAATGCCGGTGATCCGTGGAGTATTTCTGCCCGACATATACAAAAAGGTAAATCTTTTGAGGGAAGTGATAGATGGTTTCCGGACGGTTATGATCAAATTTCTCAAAAACTTGCACGTGGGATTGATATCAGACTTAATCATTCTGTTTTTAGCATTACAAAAATAGAAAATGGTGTAATGGTAGATACTAATCAGGGGATGTTCACAGCACAGAAAGTGGTAATAACAGTACCACTTGGCATACTTAAAGGGAGAGTAATAGAGTTTAATCCCTCACTTCCTTCCTCAAAGCTTAAAGCAATACAAATGCTTGAAATGGGTGTACTTAATAAGACTGTTATGGTTTTTGAAGATAGATTTTGGCCTCGAACCGGTCATCTTATGCCTCCACAGAGCGACTCTCTTTTGCACAAATCATTTTCATGTATGGAATCGTATCACAAACCATTTCTTATCGGTTGGAGCGTAGGAGAGAAAGCACTTGAACTTGAAAAGTTATCTGATGTTATCTGTTCAGAAAGAGCATTGTCTACAATCAGGCAGATGGTGGGAGATACCGGGGAAAACCCCATTGTTTTTGAAGCGAGCCGGTGGGCTGCTGATCTTTATACATATGGATCATATTCATTTGTACCAGTGAATGCAAGCTTTGATGAATATGACGTACTTTCTCAACCTTTTGAATCATTACATTTTGCAGGTGAAGCTACAAATTCCGATTATCCTGGAACGGTACACGGTGCATACCTGTCGGGTGTAAGAGAAGCAGAGAGAATCGCTGAAAGCTAA
- a CDS encoding BON domain-containing protein: MTRSSPELERIVKDHLTWDSRLDGFDINVKVRNNTAHLSGTVTSYMARQAAGEDAMSIPGIAAVDNVIEVVGDTISGSSDDQKLAKIIKRTIDLYPHLDPKMVDVVARGNEVTLTGDVDTFWKKLRAEELAFNITGVKRVHNKLDVVPSHSLKDETIAREIRQAIERTEKLDSSHIDIKVDNGTVTLFGEVSNQEVYSSINEIVTHTRGVTNINNELLVSNF; the protein is encoded by the coding sequence ATGACTCGCTCCTCGCCGGAACTTGAACGTATCGTTAAAGACCACCTGACCTGGGACAGTCGGCTGGATGGCTTCGATATAAATGTTAAAGTTCGAAACAATACGGCTCATTTAAGTGGCACTGTCACGTCCTATATGGCCCGACAGGCTGCTGGGGAAGATGCAATGAGTATCCCGGGAATTGCAGCGGTGGACAATGTAATTGAAGTAGTGGGGGATACTATATCTGGAAGCTCTGACGATCAGAAATTAGCAAAAATTATTAAGAGGACCATAGATCTGTATCCCCATTTGGATCCAAAAATGGTTGACGTTGTTGCGAGAGGAAATGAAGTAACACTTACTGGTGATGTAGATACGTTTTGGAAAAAACTGAGAGCTGAAGAGCTTGCTTTTAATATTACGGGAGTAAAAAGGGTTCATAACAAACTGGATGTGGTGCCCTCACATTCGCTCAAAGATGAAACTATAGCACGAGAGATTCGTCAGGCAATAGAGCGAACCGAAAAACTGGATTCATCACATATCGATATCAAAGTGGATAACGGTACAGTTACCCTGTTTGGTGAGGTCAGCAATCAGGAGGTATACTCTTCCATCAACGAAATAGTTACCCATACCCGCGGGGTCACCAATATAAATAATGAACTTTTGGTTAGTAACTTTTAA
- the polA gene encoding DNA polymerase I: MNEKCLYLIDGHALVYRSYYAFIRNPLTNSRGQPTGALYGFANYLIRLIENYSCPYMAVVMDSSAPTFRHDLYEEYKANREAMPDDLKAQMPVISELIAALNLPLVKKEGLEADDLIAILTNHAVAEGFEVFLVTKDKDLMQLVGPQVKMLAPEGTGVFTEYGPQEVFSKMGLEPARIVDYLALIGDASDNIPGVPGVGPKTALKILEKVKSVDDILQDPSVLEKPKLIEKFTEHRERLKISKILATLKTDVEIEFKPEHLKRAEVNKNRCVSLFRDNDFTSLVKNPLFGGTEKLKPELKIVKSLEELETIKSKIVQNGYLAIDTQTTGLLPRAAKLVGISLALDPEQAYYIPVGHSEGGNVDLVAALESLKEIIESAAIGKIGQNLKYDYQIFRNYGLTLKGIHFDSMIAAYLIEPGKRNYDLGMISPQWLDLEVTPIEKVLGNGKNALSADFVSVEQLAPYAAEVVCLPLLVKEELEPLLEERNCRGLFRDVELPLSDVLAEMEWRGIQIDTSLLSTLSKQYCENLDSISQEIFNIAGESFNLNSPKQVGEVLFGKLGIKGGKKTKGGAQSTGVEVLERLSEEYPVVQMILDHREKQKLLSTYIDALPSQVYSESGRVHSSFNQAVTATGRLSSTNPNLQNIPIRTENGRKIREAFVAGEGSMLVAADYSQIELRILAHLSEDPMLIEAFENDEDIHTLTASVIFTSHPQLVTPEMRRVAKTINFGLMYGMGPINLSRQLKISFGEAKKFIETYFTQFPTIRSFMDCTIENARSLGYTETLFGRRRYLPEINASNKNIKVAAERTAINTPVQGTAADIIKMAMVNIHKNLNSWSGAHMLLQVHDELVFEVPREKTEEFAAWVTAQMSDAFKLKVPLKVEAGFGTHWGKAH; the protein is encoded by the coding sequence ATGAATGAAAAATGTCTTTACCTGATCGATGGCCATGCACTTGTGTATCGTTCCTATTATGCTTTTATCAGAAACCCACTTACCAACTCACGGGGGCAGCCCACGGGGGCTCTGTATGGGTTTGCCAATTATCTTATACGTCTGATAGAGAACTATTCCTGTCCCTATATGGCCGTGGTCATGGACAGTAGCGCCCCTACTTTTCGTCATGACCTTTATGAAGAGTATAAGGCTAACCGCGAAGCGATGCCCGATGATCTTAAAGCCCAAATGCCGGTGATTTCAGAGCTTATAGCTGCACTTAATCTGCCTCTGGTAAAAAAGGAGGGGCTTGAGGCTGATGATCTTATCGCCATTCTTACTAATCATGCGGTAGCTGAAGGGTTTGAGGTATTTTTGGTCACCAAGGATAAGGATCTGATGCAGCTTGTGGGGCCTCAGGTTAAGATGCTTGCACCTGAGGGAACGGGGGTTTTTACTGAGTACGGGCCTCAGGAGGTATTCTCAAAAATGGGACTTGAGCCTGCCAGAATTGTGGATTATCTGGCGTTAATAGGGGATGCTTCGGATAATATTCCGGGAGTTCCGGGGGTTGGGCCAAAGACTGCTCTGAAGATCTTAGAAAAAGTGAAATCGGTCGATGATATACTGCAGGATCCTTCTGTGCTTGAGAAACCAAAGTTGATCGAAAAATTCACCGAACACAGGGAGCGACTTAAGATCTCAAAAATCTTAGCCACCCTTAAAACGGATGTGGAAATTGAGTTTAAGCCCGAACATCTTAAACGGGCAGAGGTGAATAAAAACAGGTGCGTCTCTCTTTTTAGAGATAATGATTTTACATCACTGGTGAAAAATCCTCTGTTTGGGGGCACCGAAAAGCTTAAACCTGAGCTAAAGATAGTGAAATCGCTTGAAGAGCTTGAAACCATTAAAAGCAAAATAGTGCAAAACGGGTATTTGGCTATTGATACGCAGACCACAGGACTTTTGCCCAGGGCCGCAAAACTGGTGGGGATAAGTCTGGCCCTGGACCCTGAGCAGGCCTACTATATCCCTGTTGGTCACAGTGAGGGCGGCAATGTTGATTTAGTGGCGGCACTGGAGAGTTTAAAAGAGATTATCGAATCAGCTGCTATAGGGAAAATAGGGCAGAATTTAAAGTATGATTATCAGATATTTAGAAATTATGGTCTTACCCTTAAGGGAATTCACTTTGACTCAATGATTGCCGCGTATCTGATTGAGCCCGGAAAGCGCAATTACGACCTTGGGATGATCTCTCCGCAGTGGCTTGATCTTGAAGTTACGCCCATTGAAAAGGTGCTTGGAAACGGTAAGAATGCTCTGAGTGCTGATTTCGTCTCTGTTGAACAGCTTGCGCCTTATGCTGCTGAGGTGGTTTGTCTTCCGCTTCTTGTAAAGGAGGAACTTGAGCCTTTGCTTGAAGAGCGCAACTGCAGGGGGCTATTCAGAGATGTTGAGTTGCCACTGAGTGACGTGCTGGCAGAGATGGAGTGGAGAGGTATACAGATTGATACATCACTTCTTTCGACATTGTCTAAACAATACTGTGAAAACCTGGATAGTATTTCTCAGGAGATCTTTAACATTGCAGGGGAGTCATTTAATCTTAATTCTCCCAAGCAGGTTGGTGAAGTATTGTTTGGAAAGCTTGGAATCAAAGGTGGTAAAAAGACTAAAGGCGGGGCTCAGTCTACAGGAGTAGAGGTGCTTGAGAGGCTTTCGGAAGAATATCCGGTAGTCCAGATGATACTTGATCACAGAGAAAAACAAAAACTTCTATCTACCTATATTGATGCACTGCCTTCACAGGTATACAGTGAAAGTGGACGGGTTCATTCCTCTTTTAATCAGGCTGTAACTGCCACAGGACGCCTTTCCAGTACCAATCCTAATTTACAAAATATACCAATCCGTACTGAAAACGGCCGTAAGATAAGAGAAGCATTTGTAGCAGGGGAGGGGAGTATGCTTGTGGCTGCTGACTACTCTCAAATTGAGCTTCGTATCCTCGCTCACCTCTCTGAAGATCCTATGCTTATTGAGGCATTTGAAAACGATGAAGATATACACACTCTCACCGCTTCCGTTATATTTACCTCTCACCCCCAACTGGTTACTCCTGAGATGCGCAGAGTGGCTAAAACTATAAACTTTGGTCTGATGTATGGGATGGGGCCCATAAATCTGTCACGGCAGTTAAAGATTAGTTTCGGTGAAGCGAAAAAGTTCATTGAGACATACTTCACTCAGTTTCCAACTATTCGCAGCTTTATGGATTGTACCATAGAAAATGCAAGATCACTGGGGTATACCGAGACCCTGTTTGGCAGACGTCGTTACCTGCCTGAAATCAATGCATCAAACAAAAATATAAAAGTCGCTGCTGAGAGAACTGCAATTAATACGCCCGTTCAGGGTACTGCTGCAGACATTATTAAAATGGCGATGGTAAATATTCATAAAAATTTAAACTCCTGGTCCGGGGCACATATGCTGCTTCAGGTACATGATGAGCTGGTGTTTGAGGTTCCCCGGGAAAAGACTGAAGAATTTGCCGCGTGGGTTACTGCACAGATGAGTGATGCCTTTAAGCTGAAAGTGCCACTTAAGGTTGAAGCCGGGTTTGGTACTCACTGGGGAAAAGCCCATTAA
- a CDS encoding universal stress protein, producing MNQQRGKLNVEDSKEAAGLRVIHPVHSSQNSQTPFMVALKIALMSGGDLEIVDVRAEEEAFEHISVRSVLERWGVLPAGSHRRNVEEVGLRVKKVVKEGNKKKQIRQRLDRHKHDLMVIGTGSSSSLSQSLPQNVARHFNRITLFVPCDSRCFLNEQSGTVSINSVLLPISNQQYYDLASDVLLRFFELFEGVKPCVIGMHSGRNFPSLKLRKDASIKWIETVRSEPVEEAIKNSCELYNSDLIVLVSKGKNGLVKSFTGSTTGQVLKSAPCPVLSISV from the coding sequence ATGAATCAACAGCGAGGTAAACTAAATGTTGAAGATAGTAAAGAAGCAGCGGGGCTGCGGGTAATACATCCTGTTCACAGTTCACAAAACTCTCAGACACCCTTTATGGTTGCTCTGAAGATAGCGCTGATGTCAGGTGGAGATCTTGAAATAGTAGATGTGAGGGCAGAGGAGGAGGCTTTTGAGCACATAAGTGTTCGTTCTGTTCTTGAACGTTGGGGGGTACTGCCAGCAGGTTCTCACCGTAGAAATGTAGAAGAGGTAGGGCTTCGGGTAAAGAAGGTGGTAAAAGAGGGAAACAAAAAAAAACAGATAAGACAGCGTCTGGATCGCCATAAGCATGATCTTATGGTTATAGGAACTGGTAGTAGCAGCTCTCTTTCACAATCACTTCCCCAAAATGTGGCAAGACATTTCAACCGCATTACACTTTTTGTCCCCTGCGATTCCCGCTGTTTTCTCAACGAACAGAGCGGCACGGTTTCGATTAACTCTGTGCTTTTGCCGATTAGTAACCAGCAGTACTATGATCTTGCTTCCGATGTTTTGCTGAGATTTTTTGAACTCTTTGAGGGAGTAAAACCGTGCGTAATTGGTATGCACTCGGGAAGAAATTTTCCATCCCTTAAGCTGCGTAAAGATGCTTCTATTAAATGGATTGAGACCGTGAGATCGGAGCCGGTTGAGGAGGCTATAAAAAACTCCTGTGAGTTATACAACTCAGATCTTATTGTTCTGGTTTCAAAGGGCAAAAACGGTTTGGTTAAGTCATTTACCGGAAGCACTACAGGGCAGGTATTAAAAAGTGCACCTTGTCCGGTTCTTTCCATCTCTGTTTAA
- a CDS encoding GxxExxY protein: MKDLIYKQECYQIQGAVFEVYKEMGNGFLEAVYQECLERELDSRDMPYISKKSIPLHYKRNKLLKTYRPDLICYGKIIVEIKSVSVISKEHQAQVLNYLKSTRLKLGLIMNFGAYPKVEIKRLLI, encoded by the coding sequence ATGAAAGACTTAATTTATAAACAAGAGTGTTATCAGATACAGGGAGCTGTATTTGAAGTTTATAAAGAGATGGGAAATGGATTTCTGGAAGCGGTATACCAGGAATGTCTGGAAAGAGAGTTAGATTCAAGAGATATGCCGTATATTTCTAAGAAATCGATCCCTTTGCACTATAAGAGGAATAAACTGCTAAAGACGTATAGACCAGATTTGATTTGTTACGGTAAAATTATCGTAGAGATAAAGAGTGTCTCAGTTATCTCCAAAGAACATCAGGCCCAGGTATTAAACTACCTGAAATCCACCAGATTGAAACTGGGTCTTATTATGAATTTCGGTGCATATCCAAAAGTTGAAATAAAAAGATTGTTAATATAA